The Ornithinimicrobium faecis genome includes a window with the following:
- the aceE gene encoding pyruvate dehydrogenase (acetyl-transferring), homodimeric type, with translation MTTKKPGPIVNGLPSQIPDTDPEETQEWLDSLDGAIDSGGRRRARYLMLKMLERARESQVGIPSLTTTDYVNTIPPEREPWFPGDEDVERRYRAWIRWNAAVMVHRAQRPDISVGGHISTYASAATLYEVGFNHFWRGRDHEGGGDQIFFQGHASPGMYARSFLEGRLEEEDLAGFRQEKSHIVDGKIRAVPSYPHPRSMPDYWQFPTVSMGIGPMNAIYQAQFNKYLHNRGLKDTSQQHVWAFLGDGEMDEPESRGLLHVAANDELDNLTFVVNCNLQRLDGPVRGNGKIIQELESFFRGAGWNVIKVVWGRGWDELLAADPSGALVNLMNATPDGDYQTYRAKDGGFIRDHFFGRDPRTKELVRDWSDEQVWWALKRGGHDYRKVYAAYKEAMEHTGQPTVILAKTIKGYSLGSNFAGRNATHQMKKMTVEDLKSFRDGLKIPITDEQIEKDPYAPPFYRPADDDPTLQYMRERRAKLGGGLPKRQPAKAQKLALPGDDTYKVGKKGSGKQQIASTMAFVRIFKDLMRDKEFGKHIVPIIPDEARTFGMDSFFPTAKIYNVHGQNYTSVDAELMLAYKESEQGQLLHLGINEAGSVAALTAAGTSYDTHGVPMVPFYVFYSMFGFQRTGDGIYAATDQLTRGFMMAATAGRTTLTGEGLQHADGHGHLLASTNPAVVAYDPVYAYEIAHIVQDGIRRMYGDNPEDVLYYITLYNEPMVHPPEPEGVDAEGILKGMHRIAEGGSGDKNVRLLASGVGVPWALEARDLLEQDWGVTSEVWSVTSWTELRREAMRCDDERFLHPENERKVPYVTQRLSEGTGPVIATSDSMRAVHDQIAPWVPEDYYALGADGFGFADTRAAARRFFHIDGPSMAVKALQMLADRGEIDAKLPQEAIEKYQLHDVRAGTSGVAGGDA, from the coding sequence GTGACAACCAAGAAGCCGGGTCCGATCGTCAACGGCCTGCCCAGTCAGATCCCGGACACCGACCCCGAGGAGACCCAGGAATGGCTGGACTCCCTCGACGGTGCCATCGACTCCGGTGGGCGGCGCCGCGCGCGTTACCTGATGCTCAAGATGCTGGAGCGGGCCCGAGAGTCCCAGGTCGGCATCCCCTCGCTGACCACGACTGACTACGTCAACACGATCCCGCCCGAGCGCGAGCCCTGGTTCCCCGGTGACGAGGACGTCGAGCGGCGTTACCGCGCGTGGATCCGCTGGAATGCCGCGGTGATGGTGCACCGAGCACAGCGCCCGGACATCTCCGTGGGCGGGCACATCTCCACCTACGCCTCAGCGGCGACGCTCTATGAGGTCGGCTTCAACCACTTCTGGCGGGGCCGCGACCACGAGGGCGGTGGTGACCAGATCTTCTTCCAGGGGCACGCCTCCCCCGGCATGTATGCCCGCTCCTTCCTCGAGGGACGCCTGGAGGAGGAGGACCTGGCCGGGTTCCGCCAGGAAAAGTCGCACATCGTCGACGGCAAGATCCGCGCGGTGCCGTCCTACCCGCACCCGCGCAGCATGCCGGACTACTGGCAGTTCCCGACGGTGTCCATGGGCATCGGGCCGATGAACGCGATCTATCAGGCCCAGTTCAACAAGTACCTCCACAACCGCGGCCTGAAGGACACCTCCCAGCAGCACGTCTGGGCCTTCCTGGGCGACGGCGAGATGGACGAGCCTGAGTCGCGTGGCCTGCTGCACGTCGCCGCCAACGACGAGCTGGACAACCTGACGTTCGTGGTGAACTGCAACCTGCAGCGACTGGACGGCCCGGTCCGCGGCAACGGCAAGATCATCCAGGAGCTGGAGTCCTTCTTCCGCGGCGCCGGCTGGAATGTCATCAAGGTCGTCTGGGGCCGCGGCTGGGACGAGCTGCTGGCGGCCGACCCCTCCGGTGCCCTGGTCAACCTGATGAACGCCACGCCGGATGGTGACTACCAGACCTACCGCGCCAAGGACGGCGGGTTCATCCGCGACCACTTCTTCGGCCGCGACCCGCGCACCAAGGAGCTGGTCAGGGACTGGTCCGACGAGCAGGTGTGGTGGGCGCTGAAGCGCGGCGGTCACGACTACCGCAAGGTCTACGCGGCCTACAAGGAGGCCATGGAGCACACCGGTCAGCCGACCGTGATCCTGGCCAAGACGATCAAGGGCTACAGCCTCGGCTCCAACTTCGCGGGCCGCAACGCCACGCACCAGATGAAGAAGATGACCGTGGAGGACCTCAAGTCCTTCCGCGACGGGCTGAAGATCCCGATCACCGACGAGCAGATCGAGAAGGACCCCTACGCTCCCCCGTTCTATCGCCCGGCCGACGACGACCCGACGCTGCAATACATGCGCGAGCGCCGGGCCAAGCTCGGCGGCGGCCTGCCCAAGCGGCAGCCGGCGAAGGCGCAGAAGCTGGCCCTGCCCGGTGACGACACCTACAAGGTGGGCAAGAAGGGCTCGGGCAAGCAGCAGATCGCCTCGACGATGGCCTTCGTGCGCATCTTCAAGGACCTGATGCGCGACAAGGAGTTCGGCAAGCACATCGTGCCGATCATCCCGGACGAGGCACGCACCTTCGGCATGGACAGCTTCTTCCCGACGGCCAAGATCTACAACGTCCACGGCCAGAACTACACCTCCGTGGACGCCGAGCTGATGCTGGCCTACAAGGAGTCCGAGCAGGGTCAGCTGCTCCACCTGGGGATCAACGAGGCCGGCTCGGTCGCTGCCCTCACCGCCGCCGGCACGTCCTACGACACCCACGGCGTGCCGATGGTGCCGTTCTACGTCTTCTACTCGATGTTCGGGTTCCAGCGCACCGGTGACGGCATCTATGCCGCAACCGACCAGCTGACCCGCGGCTTCATGATGGCCGCCACCGCCGGGCGCACGACACTGACCGGTGAGGGCCTGCAGCACGCCGACGGACACGGCCACCTGCTTGCCTCCACCAACCCCGCCGTCGTGGCCTACGACCCCGTCTATGCCTACGAGATCGCGCACATCGTGCAGGACGGCATCCGGCGGATGTATGGCGACAACCCCGAGGACGTCCTCTACTACATCACCCTCTACAACGAGCCGATGGTGCACCCGCCCGAGCCCGAGGGCGTCGATGCCGAGGGCATCCTGAAGGGAATGCACCGCATCGCCGAGGGCGGCAGTGGCGACAAGAATGTGCGCCTGCTCGCCTCCGGTGTGGGCGTGCCCTGGGCCCTGGAGGCTCGCGACCTGCTCGAGCAGGACTGGGGCGTGACGTCCGAGGTCTGGTCGGTGACCTCCTGGACCGAGCTGCGCCGCGAGGCGATGCGCTGCGACGACGAGCGCTTCCTGCACCCCGAGAACGAGCGCAAGGTGCCCTACGTGACCCAGCGCCTGTCCGAGGGCACCGGCCCAGTCATCGCCACGAGCGACTCGATGCGTGCCGTGCACGATCAGATCGCACCGTGGGTGCCAGAGGACTACTACGCCCTGGGCGCCGACGGGTTCGGGTTTGCCGACACGCGGGCGGCTGCGCGCCGGTTCTTCCACATCGACGGCCCGTCGATGGCGGTCAAGGCCCTGCAGATGCTGGCCGACCGCGGCGAGATCGACGCCAAGCTCCCGCAGGAAGCGATCGAGAAGTATCAGCTCCACGACGTGCGCGCCGGCACCAGTGGTGTGGCTGGCGGCGACGCCTAA
- a CDS encoding PucR family transcriptional regulator: protein MDGEPGGERAPALRNVGTVATYAAQRMEREHQWYRELPAEDRSWVALVAQAGIHGFLTWYRQDDDSLPVTADIFGTAPRELAHTITLRQTLDLVRTTIDEVEEHVELLARPGEEERVRDSLLRYSREVAFAAAQIYAAAAESRGAWDARLESLVVHAVVRGEADDTLQSRAAELGWEQVTDVAVVVGATPQRTSAEVAVAIRGAAARNGLEVLIAVQGNRLIVVLGKLTDPMATAQGLVAQFGPGPIVVGPMVPHLFAAGRSARSALSALDAAAAWVDVPRPVLADDLLAERALNGDGPARRLLVDRVYRPLAEHGDLLETATAYLESGGRLEATSRELFVHANTVRYRLGRIAEVIDLDLTRPREAWVARVALAYGRIASGGQVAWRRRADPPRL from the coding sequence ATGGACGGTGAACCCGGCGGCGAGCGGGCGCCCGCGCTGCGCAACGTGGGGACCGTGGCGACCTATGCCGCCCAGCGGATGGAGCGCGAGCACCAGTGGTATCGCGAGCTGCCCGCCGAGGACCGCTCCTGGGTCGCGCTGGTGGCTCAGGCTGGCATCCACGGGTTCCTGACCTGGTATCGCCAGGACGACGACTCCCTCCCGGTGACGGCCGACATCTTTGGGACCGCCCCGCGCGAGCTGGCGCACACGATCACGCTGCGGCAGACCCTCGACCTGGTGCGCACCACCATCGATGAGGTGGAGGAGCACGTCGAGCTGCTCGCCCGCCCCGGCGAGGAGGAGCGCGTGCGTGACTCCCTGCTGCGCTACTCCCGCGAGGTCGCCTTTGCAGCGGCCCAGATCTATGCCGCTGCCGCCGAGTCCCGCGGTGCGTGGGACGCCCGCCTCGAGTCCCTCGTCGTGCACGCCGTCGTGCGCGGCGAGGCCGACGACACCCTGCAGTCCCGAGCCGCTGAGCTGGGCTGGGAGCAGGTCACGGACGTCGCCGTCGTGGTCGGAGCCACACCACAGCGCACCAGCGCCGAGGTGGCCGTGGCGATCCGGGGCGCAGCGGCACGCAACGGCCTGGAGGTGCTGATTGCGGTGCAGGGCAACCGGCTGATCGTGGTGCTCGGCAAACTCACCGACCCCATGGCCACGGCCCAGGGCCTGGTCGCCCAGTTTGGCCCCGGTCCCATCGTGGTCGGCCCCATGGTGCCCCACCTGTTTGCCGCCGGTCGGTCCGCTCGCTCGGCGCTGTCGGCCCTGGACGCCGCAGCAGCCTGGGTCGACGTCCCGCGGCCGGTGCTGGCCGACGACCTGCTCGCCGAGCGCGCCCTCAACGGAGACGGACCCGCGCGCCGCCTGCTGGTCGACCGGGTTTATCGCCCGCTGGCCGAGCACGGCGATCTCCTGGAGACTGCGACCGCCTATCTGGAGTCCGGCGGCCGTCTCGAGGCCACCAGCCGGGAGCTCTTTGTCCACGCCAACACGGTCCGTTATCGCCTCGGGCGGATCGCCGAGGTGATTGATCTCGACCTGACCCGGCCCCGAGAGGCGTGGGTGGCGCGAGTCGCCCTCGCCTATGGTCGGATCGCCAGCGGAGGGCAGGTGGCGTGGCGCCGTCGAGCGGATCCACCCAGGTTGTAG
- a CDS encoding glycerophosphodiester phosphodiesterase encodes MPEPILIAHRGASGARPEHTLAAYELAARLGADYLEPDLVATADGHLVARHENEISTTTDIADHPEFADRATSKVIDGHTVTGWFTEDLTLAELRTLRCRERLPDLRPGNTAYDGQFTVPTLEEILDLRARLSAELGRDLGVYPETKHPTHFRDIGLPLDEPLVAVLERAGLNEDGAPVFLQSFELGNLIHLRRDLGARAPLVFLAEAAGAPYDFVAAQDPRTFADLLTPAGLAELARWVDGIGPHKDLVIAPGADGTLGEPTSLVTDAHEARLVVHPWTFRRENAFLPTDLRGAGGDPGAAGDVVAEIRAHLAAGVDGFFTDHTDLGVQARAQAQPGSG; translated from the coding sequence ATGCCTGAGCCGATCCTGATCGCGCACCGGGGAGCGAGCGGGGCACGGCCCGAGCACACCCTGGCGGCCTATGAGCTGGCAGCCCGGCTCGGTGCGGACTATCTCGAGCCCGACCTGGTCGCGACCGCCGACGGACACCTGGTCGCCCGGCACGAGAACGAGATCAGCACCACCACCGACATCGCCGACCACCCCGAGTTCGCCGACCGGGCGACCAGCAAGGTGATCGACGGCCACACCGTCACCGGGTGGTTCACCGAGGACCTCACCCTGGCCGAGCTGCGGACCCTGCGCTGCCGAGAACGGTTGCCCGACCTGCGCCCGGGCAACACGGCATACGACGGGCAGTTCACTGTGCCCACGCTGGAGGAGATCCTCGACCTGCGCGCCCGGCTCTCTGCAGAGCTCGGACGTGACCTGGGGGTCTACCCCGAGACCAAGCACCCGACCCACTTCCGCGACATCGGGTTGCCCCTCGATGAGCCGTTGGTCGCGGTGCTGGAGAGAGCTGGCCTGAATGAGGACGGGGCACCGGTCTTCCTGCAGTCCTTCGAGCTGGGCAACCTGATCCACCTGCGCCGCGACCTCGGTGCCCGCGCGCCACTGGTCTTCCTCGCCGAGGCGGCAGGCGCCCCCTACGACTTCGTCGCGGCGCAGGACCCACGCACGTTCGCCGACCTGTTGACGCCCGCCGGGCTGGCCGAGCTGGCGCGGTGGGTCGACGGCATCGGACCGCACAAGGACCTGGTCATCGCGCCGGGGGCGGACGGCACGCTGGGGGAGCCCACGTCACTGGTGACCGACGCGCACGAGGCCCGACTCGTCGTGCACCCGTGGACCTTTCGCCGGGAGAACGCCTTCCTGCCCACCGACCTGCGGGGAGCAGGCGGCGACCCGGGCGCGGCCGGCGATGTGGTGGCCGAGATCCGGGCGCACCTGGCTGCCGGTGTGGACGGCTTCTTCACCGACCACACCGACCTGGGCGTGCAGGCCCGGGCGCAGGCGCAGCCAGGGTCCGGTTAG
- a CDS encoding Nif3-like dinuclear metal center hexameric protein, with translation MTQTAKTTRDDGQLTLRDVVAVLERRYPLDTAQSWDRVGLVAGDLDQPISRIHLAVDPTLAVIEEARAAGADLIITHHPLLLRGIHSVATSSAKGASVTELIVNDIALYCAHTNADVADPGVGQALATACGLSETQALEVTEGQELGRVGDLPEALMLAEFARRLHEHLPATASGIRVAGPADGTVRRVAVLGGAGDGAFDAVRASGADVYVTADLRHHPALEAREEAAVAGGTPYLIDAGHFASESLWLPGLAQGLVAELGAAAARLDVHVSQVRTDPWDFVLGATGPGASGPEQHPESEPHTNDAGDHA, from the coding sequence GTGACGCAGACTGCTAAGACGACACGCGATGACGGGCAACTCACGCTGCGCGACGTGGTGGCCGTGCTGGAGCGCAGGTATCCGCTCGACACCGCTCAGTCCTGGGACCGGGTTGGCCTCGTTGCCGGCGATCTCGACCAGCCGATCAGCCGCATCCACCTGGCCGTGGACCCCACGCTGGCGGTCATCGAGGAGGCCAGAGCGGCCGGCGCGGACCTGATCATCACCCACCACCCGCTGCTGCTGCGGGGCATCCACTCGGTCGCGACCTCCAGCGCCAAGGGCGCCTCGGTCACCGAGCTGATCGTCAACGACATCGCGCTCTATTGCGCTCACACCAACGCCGACGTGGCCGATCCCGGTGTGGGGCAGGCTCTTGCGACAGCCTGCGGCCTCAGCGAGACGCAGGCACTGGAGGTCACCGAGGGCCAGGAGCTCGGCCGAGTCGGGGACCTGCCCGAGGCGCTCATGCTCGCTGAGTTCGCGCGCCGGCTGCACGAGCACCTCCCGGCGACCGCGTCCGGGATCCGGGTCGCGGGACCTGCCGACGGCACCGTGCGCAGGGTCGCTGTGTTGGGCGGGGCGGGGGACGGTGCCTTCGATGCGGTCCGCGCCAGCGGCGCCGACGTCTATGTCACGGCCGACCTGCGCCACCACCCTGCCCTCGAGGCCCGTGAGGAGGCGGCCGTCGCCGGGGGCACGCCCTATCTGATCGACGCCGGTCACTTCGCCAGCGAGTCCCTGTGGCTGCCCGGTCTGGCGCAGGGTCTGGTGGCGGAACTCGGGGCTGCTGCGGCTAGGTTGGACGTGCACGTTTCGCAGGTGCGGACCGACCCGTGGGACTTCGTCCTCGGTGCGACTGGACCTGGGGCGTCCGGACCAGAGCAGCACCCCGAGAGCGAACCCCACACGAACGACGCAGGAGACCACGCGTGA
- the ctlX gene encoding citrulline utilization hydrolase CtlX: protein MPVQAPGAVVMIRPHKFTPNPDTAADNAFQVAAAGDPEELAARAFQEVTRAAETLESVGVTVHLFDDEDATRPDSVFPNNWFSTHAGGRVALYPMYAPSRRTERRPDIVEMLKARYRVQDVIDYSGLEYDNIFLEGTGAMVLDHLSRIAYAARSRRADPVVLERFCTTFGYEPMAFDAADQGGTPVYHTNVLMCIASDFVLIGLSMITDPARRAEVVERLAGRRGKRHVLELSDQQIHDFAGNAIELEGEDGERFLALSTRAAASLSDEQREIIERSCTLLPLDVPTIELAGGSVRCMLASIHLDARPQAGTTQGQVSQLPAAVI, encoded by the coding sequence ATGCCAGTCCAGGCCCCCGGTGCCGTGGTGATGATCCGTCCCCACAAGTTCACCCCCAACCCCGACACTGCGGCGGACAACGCCTTCCAGGTCGCGGCCGCGGGTGACCCCGAGGAGTTGGCGGCCCGGGCGTTCCAGGAGGTGACGCGGGCCGCGGAGACACTCGAGTCCGTGGGGGTCACGGTCCACCTCTTCGACGATGAGGACGCCACCCGCCCGGACAGCGTCTTTCCCAACAACTGGTTCTCCACCCACGCTGGGGGACGGGTCGCCCTCTATCCGATGTATGCGCCGAGCCGGCGCACCGAGCGACGCCCCGACATCGTCGAGATGCTCAAGGCGCGTTATCGCGTGCAGGACGTCATCGACTACTCCGGGTTGGAATACGACAACATCTTCCTGGAGGGCACCGGTGCGATGGTGCTCGACCACCTCTCCCGGATTGCGTATGCCGCTCGGTCCCGTCGGGCGGACCCCGTTGTGCTGGAACGGTTCTGCACGACGTTCGGGTATGAACCCATGGCTTTCGATGCCGCTGACCAGGGCGGCACGCCGGTCTATCACACTAATGTGCTGATGTGCATTGCCTCGGACTTTGTGCTCATCGGGCTGTCGATGATCACTGACCCCGCCCGGCGGGCCGAGGTGGTCGAGCGACTGGCGGGGCGCCGGGGCAAGCGTCACGTGCTGGAGCTGAGTGATCAGCAGATCCACGACTTTGCGGGCAACGCGATCGAGCTCGAGGGCGAGGACGGGGAGCGCTTCCTGGCACTCTCGACCCGCGCCGCAGCCTCGCTCAGCGACGAGCAGCGCGAGATCATCGAGCGCAGCTGCACCCTGCTGCCGCTCGACGTCCCCACCATTGAGTTGGCTGGTGGCTCAGTGCGCTGCATGCTGGCGAGCATCCACCTCGACGCGCGCCCCCAGGCGGGCACGACACAGGGCCAAGTGTCGCAGCTGCCCGCTGCGGTGATCTGA
- a CDS encoding zinc ribbon domain-containing protein: MKADPTDQQRLLDLQALDTRLDQLDHQLRSLPEHAELQALTARAGDLDAEVVRTTTARGDVQRELTKAEQDVQLVRDRSARNQKRLDDGVGTAKDLQALQHEIESLARRQSTLEDEELEVMERAEALDAEVTQAETNRDELAAETAEVTRSRDAKAGALETDRAEVAAGREAIVADISAELIALYDKIRVQSGTGAAPLQQRRCGGCQLELNQVDLSRIRSAPEDEVLRCEECRRILVRTAESGL, encoded by the coding sequence GTGAAAGCCGACCCCACCGACCAGCAGCGACTGTTGGACCTGCAGGCCCTCGACACCCGACTGGACCAGCTGGACCACCAGTTGCGCAGCCTGCCCGAGCACGCCGAGCTGCAGGCACTGACCGCCCGCGCCGGGGACCTCGACGCCGAGGTCGTGCGCACCACCACCGCCCGGGGCGACGTGCAGCGTGAGCTGACCAAGGCCGAGCAGGACGTGCAGCTGGTGCGGGACCGTTCGGCCCGCAACCAGAAGCGCCTCGACGACGGCGTCGGCACCGCCAAGGACCTGCAGGCGCTCCAGCACGAGATCGAGTCCCTCGCCCGTCGCCAGTCCACCCTCGAGGACGAGGAGCTGGAGGTGATGGAGCGCGCCGAGGCTCTTGACGCCGAGGTCACCCAGGCCGAGACCAACCGCGACGAGCTCGCCGCAGAGACGGCCGAGGTCACGCGCAGTCGCGACGCCAAGGCCGGTGCCCTGGAGACCGACCGGGCAGAGGTGGCCGCTGGCCGCGAGGCGATCGTGGCCGACATCAGCGCCGAGCTGATCGCGCTCTATGACAAGATCCGCGTCCAGTCCGGCACCGGGGCGGCACCGTTGCAACAGCGTCGCTGCGGTGGCTGCCAGCTCGAGCTCAACCAGGTCGACCTCAGCCGGATCCGTTCGGCGCCCGAGGATGAGGTGCTGCGCTGCGAGGAGTGCCGTCGCATCCTGGTGCGCACGGCCGAGTCCGGCCTGTGA
- a CDS encoding DinB family protein, with product MSTDPIAPDTKDWTWTTQRRCAECGFDASTVAAADLGDLIPALTAPWQDVLTREDVRVRPQPTTWSPLEYAAHVHEVLDVFAGRFELVLSEDNPLLPNWDQDAASIEGDYAAQDPVVLAREIPERTTALVDILARFDGGGSPEGVRNLDENAGEACETSIFLWGRGAQRSDGAEFTALSLARYLVHDLAHHLHDVGAGDRLPTSGAADA from the coding sequence ATGAGCACCGATCCCATCGCGCCCGACACCAAGGACTGGACCTGGACGACGCAGCGTCGCTGCGCCGAGTGCGGCTTTGACGCCTCCACCGTTGCGGCTGCCGACCTCGGCGACCTGATCCCCGCCCTGACGGCCCCGTGGCAGGACGTGCTGACCCGGGAGGACGTGCGGGTCCGGCCGCAGCCCACCACCTGGTCGCCACTGGAGTATGCCGCGCACGTCCACGAGGTGCTCGACGTCTTTGCCGGTCGCTTCGAGCTGGTGCTGAGCGAGGACAACCCGCTGCTGCCCAACTGGGACCAGGACGCCGCCTCGATCGAGGGCGACTATGCGGCCCAGGACCCGGTCGTCCTCGCCCGCGAGATCCCAGAGCGCACCACGGCGCTCGTTGACATCCTGGCCCGGTTTGACGGAGGGGGGTCCCCGGAGGGTGTACGAAACCTTGATGAAAATGCGGGAGAGGCGTGCGAAACCTCTATCTTTTTGTGGGGGAGGGGGGCGCAGCGCTCGGACGGGGCGGAGTTCACCGCGCTGTCGTTAGCGCGCTATCTGGTGCACGACCTGGCCCACCACCTGCACGACGTGGGCGCTGGCGACCGTCTCCCGACGAGCGGCGCAGCGGATGCCTGA
- a CDS encoding peroxiredoxin, which produces MARPAPGGPTVTVDAALLLPPQVGDTAPDFTLIDQSGATITLSQVVQDRHALLVFFPFAFSNICTGELLEIQLNVDEFVNERVNVYALSCDPGHSQAAWAAHEGYRFSLLSDFWPHGEVARSYGVFDEESGMAVRGTFVVDPQMRIVWSLVNGPGEQRDIGVLHAAVKDL; this is translated from the coding sequence GTGGCACGCCCAGCGCCTGGTGGGCCGACGGTGACCGTCGACGCGGCGCTGCTGTTGCCACCCCAGGTCGGTGACACGGCGCCAGACTTCACCCTGATCGACCAGAGCGGTGCCACGATCACGCTCTCGCAGGTCGTGCAGGACCGGCACGCGCTGCTGGTCTTCTTTCCGTTCGCGTTCTCCAACATCTGCACCGGTGAGTTGCTGGAGATCCAGCTCAACGTGGACGAGTTCGTCAACGAGCGCGTCAACGTCTATGCCCTCAGTTGCGACCCCGGCCACTCGCAGGCGGCCTGGGCGGCGCACGAGGGCTATCGCTTCTCGCTGCTGTCCGACTTCTGGCCGCACGGCGAGGTCGCGCGGTCCTATGGCGTCTTCGACGAGGAGTCCGGCATGGCCGTGCGCGGCACCTTCGTGGTCGACCCGCAGATGCGGATCGTGTGGAGCCTGGTCAACGGTCCCGGCGAGCAGCGCGACATCGGCGTGCTCCACGCCGCCGTCAAGGACCTCTGA
- a CDS encoding bifunctional RNase H/acid phosphatase: MTGSTHKTTTRMPTARRRHLVVEADGGSRGNPGVAGYGALVREVDGTLLAERAAPLGTASNNVAEYTGLIEGLRAVLDLGLAAGATIEVRMDSKLVVEQMSGRWKIKHEDMRRLARQAQELVDTIEADGGTVSYTWIPREDNAAADALSNVGMDGETVRRDHSGDTTEDHSGDTAGSGAHPERVQPTFGEVKAPVSDEVFSTETDPTLEGSCRLILVRHGVTDFTRSHKLDGRGGSNPPLNEDGLAQAAAAAGAVKRLVDRSGPTPIQVVTSSLTRAMQTGGAVADALGVSPEVDRDWDEQAFGDWDGATMADLVTHSGAELLALRQDPAYARPGGESRTQLMSRVTAALGRAVARGGTVVVATHRLPVMMVLSQVLGLDSNRAWSIATAPASLTAFEFWPDGGVQVAFVNDTHHLHDLT; this comes from the coding sequence GTGACCGGGTCGACACACAAGACCACGACGCGTATGCCGACCGCTCGCCGGCGGCACCTCGTCGTCGAGGCCGACGGTGGTTCCCGGGGCAACCCGGGGGTGGCTGGCTATGGCGCCCTGGTGCGCGAGGTGGATGGCACGCTCCTGGCTGAGCGCGCGGCCCCGCTGGGCACCGCGTCCAACAACGTCGCCGAATACACCGGGCTGATCGAGGGGCTGCGCGCCGTCCTGGACCTCGGGCTCGCGGCAGGCGCCACCATCGAGGTCCGGATGGACTCCAAGCTCGTGGTGGAGCAGATGAGCGGCCGCTGGAAGATCAAGCACGAGGACATGCGCCGCCTCGCCCGACAGGCCCAGGAGCTCGTCGACACGATCGAGGCCGACGGGGGCACCGTGAGCTACACCTGGATCCCGCGTGAGGACAACGCCGCCGCCGACGCGCTGTCCAACGTCGGGATGGATGGAGAGACTGTCCGGCGCGACCACAGCGGCGACACCACGGAAGACCACAGCGGCGACACCGCAGGGAGCGGCGCGCACCCGGAGCGGGTCCAGCCCACCTTCGGCGAGGTGAAGGCCCCGGTCAGCGACGAGGTCTTCAGCACCGAGACCGACCCGACGCTGGAGGGGTCCTGCCGGCTGATCCTGGTGCGCCACGGCGTCACGGACTTCACCCGCAGCCACAAGCTCGACGGTCGCGGCGGATCGAACCCACCACTCAACGAGGACGGTCTGGCCCAGGCCGCCGCTGCGGCAGGGGCCGTCAAGCGACTCGTGGACCGCTCGGGGCCGACGCCGATCCAGGTGGTCACCTCCTCGCTCACGCGCGCCATGCAGACCGGGGGAGCCGTGGCCGACGCCCTCGGGGTCAGCCCTGAGGTCGACCGTGACTGGGACGAGCAGGCCTTCGGTGACTGGGACGGGGCCACGATGGCCGATCTGGTGACCCACTCCGGGGCCGAGCTGCTCGCGCTTCGCCAGGATCCGGCATACGCCCGTCCGGGTGGGGAGAGCCGCACCCAGCTCATGAGCCGGGTGACCGCTGCCCTGGGGCGGGCCGTCGCCCGCGGCGGCACGGTCGTCGTCGCCACGCACCGGCTGCCGGTCATGATGGTGCTCTCCCAGGTGCTGGGCCTGGACAGCAACCGCGCCTGGTCGATCGCGACCGCACCCGCGTCGCTGACCGCCTTCGAGTTCTGGCCGGACGGCGGCGTCCAGGTCGCCTTCGTCAACGACACCCACCACCTGCACGATCTGACCTGA
- a CDS encoding DUF3052 domain-containing protein, giving the protein MADEGTRPRGGAVDKLGFAHDQIVLEYGYDDDVDEAFREQVQAVVGSALEGEDYTGVVDAVLVWWREDDGDLTDELVDCLALLEDGGFIALVTPGAGRSDRVPAHDVQEACNTAGLTASGAVPLGEGDQWHAQRLVGRR; this is encoded by the coding sequence ATGGCTGACGAAGGGACCCGCCCACGGGGTGGCGCGGTAGACAAATTGGGGTTCGCACACGACCAGATCGTGCTGGAATACGGCTACGACGACGACGTCGACGAAGCCTTCCGCGAACAGGTTCAGGCGGTCGTCGGGAGCGCTCTGGAAGGTGAGGACTACACCGGGGTCGTCGACGCCGTGCTGGTCTGGTGGCGCGAGGACGATGGCGACCTGACCGACGAGCTGGTCGACTGCCTCGCGCTCCTGGAGGACGGCGGTTTCATCGCGCTGGTGACCCCCGGCGCCGGCCGGAGTGACCGCGTGCCCGCGCACGACGTGCAGGAGGCCTGCAACACCGCTGGCCTGACTGCCAGCGGAGCCGTGCCCCTCGGGGAGGGCGACCAGTGGCACGCCCAGCGCCTGGTGGGCCGACGGTGA